In a single window of the Phycisphaerae bacterium genome:
- the tadA gene encoding Flp pilus assembly complex ATPase component TadA, giving the protein MLRQKVQLGQTLLEAGVINQDQLRAALAEHQQSGHRLGEILVKQGVVTAAALVQTLANKLGVKGCHLRHGLVDPAVARLIDREEGKRLKVLPMFKIRNRLIVAMAEPQNLPTIDRLQQLTGCEIRPILTLEKDVEEFSQKYLTGDVSVDDFLVSLKESDVEVVERESVDDSPVTDLDQMIDGSPVINLVNLAMLTAIRDGASDIHVEPDRKRTRIRYRIDGILRELMNPPATMHAAIVSRIKVIGKMDIAEKRLPQEGRVHIVAEGREIDIRVSSMPTILGEKIVLRILDKSNLKIELATLGFQPEALAAFRRMLMKPHGLVLVTGPTGSGKTTTLYSALDLLRSTERNIVTVEDPVEYQLDLINQIQVADHVGLTFSRALRSILRQDPDVIMVGEIRDSDTARVAIQAALTGHLVLSTLHTNDSPGALARLTDMEVEPYLIASALNGVVAQRLARTICGNCRTSYFPSPAALLQAGWEKAGPRAFQKGEGCRQCHDSGFRGRMGIYEILEVDDGLRELIHRQQDEQDIKRYLRDRGWRSLREEGLHLVENGRSTLEEVLRVTHSDTQEEIRAESRPASAAKNTAGCPEGQRDHSTPALAGAAHGNRSD; this is encoded by the coding sequence GTGCTGCGTCAAAAGGTACAACTCGGCCAGACCCTGCTGGAAGCCGGCGTGATCAACCAGGATCAGCTCCGCGCCGCCCTGGCAGAGCATCAACAGAGCGGCCACAGACTCGGCGAAATACTGGTCAAGCAGGGCGTGGTGACGGCCGCCGCCCTGGTCCAGACCCTGGCCAACAAACTTGGGGTCAAGGGCTGCCACCTCCGCCACGGGCTGGTCGACCCCGCGGTGGCCAGACTCATCGACCGGGAGGAGGGCAAACGGCTCAAGGTCCTCCCCATGTTCAAGATCCGCAACCGGCTCATCGTCGCCATGGCCGAGCCCCAGAACCTGCCGACCATCGACCGCCTGCAGCAGCTCACTGGTTGCGAGATCCGGCCCATCCTCACCCTGGAGAAGGACGTCGAGGAGTTCTCACAGAAATACCTGACTGGCGACGTGTCCGTGGATGACTTCCTGGTGTCGCTCAAGGAGAGCGATGTGGAGGTCGTCGAGCGTGAGAGCGTGGACGACTCTCCCGTCACCGACCTGGACCAGATGATCGACGGTAGCCCGGTGATCAATCTGGTCAACCTGGCCATGCTCACCGCGATTCGCGACGGGGCGAGCGACATTCACGTCGAGCCGGACCGCAAACGGACCCGGATCCGCTATCGCATCGACGGTATTCTCCGGGAGTTGATGAATCCGCCGGCGACGATGCACGCGGCCATCGTCTCCCGAATCAAGGTCATCGGCAAGATGGACATCGCCGAGAAACGCCTGCCCCAGGAAGGGCGAGTCCACATCGTCGCAGAGGGGCGAGAGATCGACATCCGCGTGTCCAGCATGCCCACCATTCTCGGCGAGAAGATCGTGCTTCGCATCCTGGATAAATCCAATCTCAAGATCGAGCTGGCAACCCTCGGTTTTCAGCCCGAGGCCCTCGCCGCTTTCCGCCGCATGCTGATGAAGCCCCACGGACTGGTGCTGGTCACCGGCCCGACCGGCAGCGGTAAGACCACCACCCTCTATTCGGCCCTCGACCTGCTCCGCAGCACGGAACGTAACATCGTGACCGTCGAGGACCCGGTCGAGTATCAGCTCGACCTGATCAACCAGATCCAGGTGGCAGATCACGTCGGCCTGACGTTCTCACGGGCCCTGCGTTCGATTCTGCGGCAGGACCCGGATGTGATCATGGTCGGCGAGATTCGCGATTCCGACACCGCCCGCGTGGCGATCCAGGCGGCTCTGACCGGCCACCTGGTGCTGAGCACCCTTCACACCAATGACAGCCCCGGGGCGCTGGCCCGCCTGACGGACATGGAGGTCGAACCCTATCTGATCGCCTCCGCCCTGAACGGTGTCGTCGCCCAGCGGCTGGCACGCACAATCTGCGGTAACTGCCGGACCTCGTATTTCCCCTCCCCGGCGGCCCTGCTCCAGGCAGGTTGGGAAAAGGCTGGCCCGCGGGCCTTCCAGAAGGGCGAGGGATGCCGCCAATGCCACGACTCCGGCTTCCGGGGCCGGATGGGAATCTACGAGATCCTCGAGGTCGACGACGGCCTGCGCGAGCTGATCCATCGGCAGCAGGACGAACAGGACATCAAACGCTACCTCCGCGATCGCGGCTGGCGCTCCCTTCGCGAGGAAGGCCTGCATCTCGTCGAGAACGGTCGGAGCACACTCGAAGAGGTCCTGCGGGTCACCCATTCGGATACCCAGGAGGAAATCCGGGCCGAGAGTCGCCCGGCGTCGGCAGCCAAGAACACCGCAGGTTGTCCAGAGGGCCAACGGGATCATTCGACACCAGCCTTGGCTGGAGCCGCTCACGGAAACAGGAGTGATTGA
- a CDS encoding type II secretion system F family protein — translation MAFCYQAIDPSGRAVRDLIHAASVDEAARLLQAKGLLVTRLTETAERETATETPAAAASHASKKTGRVRSRDVVYFTQQMAMLLGSGARMVPALQAVEHQAQSDAMKRLIRQLRARVEDGVPMSVALADHAKVFDGVFRSLTAAGESTGQMPGAFTQLAEYTRKQQEIRQRLIGALTYPAVLVLMCFGVMGGLFGFVLPRFRSLFSTLGADLPASTRIMMDLSDVIGNHWLVVLVAVAATVTGLVLAFRSSAGQRWWAGAFTRVPVAGSIVRRVILAKFFRVWGVLVANNVGVIDALHLARGTTRSRAFHGLIDHLAEAVTDGRLIGSALRESALVPPTMAAAVATGEESGRLGESLLFIAGTLESENSQLLASLSRIIEPVILVVMGVVVGLVAVSLFMPLFDVATLAGGA, via the coding sequence GTGGCGTTCTGCTATCAGGCGATCGATCCTTCCGGCCGGGCGGTGCGCGACCTGATCCATGCCGCCTCAGTCGATGAAGCCGCGCGCTTGCTCCAGGCTAAGGGACTCCTGGTTACCCGGCTGACCGAGACGGCGGAAAGGGAGACGGCCACCGAGACCCCAGCTGCCGCCGCGAGCCATGCCTCCAAGAAAACCGGACGCGTGCGCTCGCGCGATGTGGTCTACTTCACCCAGCAGATGGCCATGCTGCTCGGCAGCGGAGCCCGAATGGTGCCCGCCCTGCAGGCCGTCGAACACCAGGCCCAGAGCGACGCCATGAAACGGCTGATCCGCCAACTCCGGGCTCGGGTCGAGGATGGCGTTCCTATGAGCGTCGCGTTGGCCGATCATGCCAAGGTCTTTGACGGCGTGTTTCGCAGCCTGACCGCCGCCGGCGAGTCCACCGGACAGATGCCCGGGGCCTTTACCCAACTCGCGGAATACACCAGGAAGCAGCAGGAAATACGGCAGCGGCTGATCGGCGCCCTGACCTATCCGGCCGTGCTGGTGCTCATGTGCTTCGGAGTCATGGGCGGCCTGTTCGGCTTCGTGCTACCCCGCTTTCGCTCGCTGTTCTCCACGCTCGGTGCCGATCTGCCGGCCTCGACACGCATCATGATGGACCTCTCCGATGTCATCGGCAACCACTGGCTCGTGGTGCTTGTCGCCGTCGCCGCGACGGTCACAGGTCTGGTGCTCGCCTTTCGCAGCTCCGCGGGCCAACGCTGGTGGGCGGGGGCGTTCACCCGCGTTCCCGTTGCCGGTTCGATCGTTCGGCGGGTGATCCTCGCCAAGTTCTTTCGAGTCTGGGGCGTGCTGGTGGCCAACAACGTCGGGGTCATCGACGCACTCCATCTGGCCCGGGGCACCACGCGAAGCCGGGCCTTTCATGGCCTGATCGACCACTTGGCTGAGGCCGTGACCGATGGCCGTCTCATCGGCAGCGCCCTTCGCGAGTCAGCGCTCGTGCCGCCCACGATGGCTGCCGCGGTCGCCACCGGGGAAGAAAGCGGGCGGCTGGGTGAGTCACTGTTATTCATCGCCGGGACCCTCGAATCGGAGAACTCCCAGCTCCTGGCATCCCTGTCGCGGATCATCGAGCCGGTGATTCTTGTGGTTATGGGTGTGGTCGTTGGCCTCGTGGCCGTTTCCCTGTTCATGCCGTTGTTCGATGTGGCTACACTGGCGGGAGGAGCCTGA
- a CDS encoding PilN domain-containing protein gives MTARVNLLPAQFRRRRRDRRRRRLWISACLVVIGAQLVVFLLMSDRVREVERQRAQAVRLAKLLEQEKTDRKTVQIEAAAMAREVRAAERLREKHCWSRWLGNLGLIVPDRVVLTSIQTDPPKYVDSPAFEIRTAASKQKPAAASGVSAMRIAGNAVEHRDLLALLEAINGTHLFQTVRLEEARRGKPGQQEGVSFRVTCEW, from the coding sequence ATGACCGCCCGAGTCAACCTCCTGCCCGCCCAGTTCCGGCGTCGTCGCCGCGATCGCCGTCGTCGCCGCCTGTGGATCAGCGCCTGCCTGGTGGTGATAGGTGCTCAGCTCGTGGTATTCCTGCTCATGAGCGACCGGGTCCGCGAGGTCGAGCGACAACGCGCCCAGGCAGTCAGGCTGGCCAAGCTACTCGAACAGGAGAAGACGGATCGCAAGACCGTTCAGATTGAGGCCGCGGCCATGGCTCGCGAAGTCCGGGCGGCGGAGCGGCTCCGCGAGAAGCACTGCTGGAGCCGGTGGCTCGGCAACCTCGGCCTGATTGTGCCCGATCGCGTCGTGCTGACCAGCATCCAGACCGACCCGCCCAAGTACGTGGATTCTCCGGCCTTCGAGATCAGGACCGCCGCCAGCAAACAGAAACCTGCGGCGGCATCCGGCGTGTCGGCCATGCGGATCGCCGGCAACGCCGTCGAGCACCGCGATCTGCTGGCCTTGCTGGAGGCCATCAACGGGACCCATTTGTTCCAGACCGTGCGGCTGGAGGAGGCAAGAAGGGGCAAGCCTGGCCAGCAGGAAGGTGTGAGCTTTCGCGTGACTTGCGAGTGGTAG